AATTCTAAAGGGCTTTTATTCAGCAAAGAtcaaatgtattttttattctacatgtaaatTGCATGAAGAACAAAGTAATTAAATCATATAatcatacattttaaaatagaaaactTTGCAAACAGCTGTTAAAAGGAATTTTAGACAATTATGTAGATTTTCCCCCTAAAAATCATTGAAATGAGAAAATATGCTATATATCTAAACTGAAAAACAAATAGCACAAGAGAGAGCACAATAAATAGTATCTACTTTTGGTCTACAAGGTATAAAATAtccattttaaatgtttatatctAGCACATATATCTACAACATTGCACTATATGTCAAGCtctgtaaaatatttgaaatagaaagCATCTATGGTCCAAATTCTCTAAACATTAAATGGAAAAAGAATTCTGCGTAATAAAATCTGATGTTTGCACAAACATACATGAATATGAATGCATGTATAATGCCTATATACAAAAGCAATTAGAATAATACTTTGACATACAAGACATGTAGATCTTTAGTTTATACAAAGTATTTTTGTGGCATTACAATACCTACTGTTCTACTGCATCATGagctgcagaattgtagctATCATATATCATCAAGTTCATGTATACAAATGAGATTTGTATCCACTGTATACTGGTGAAAATTTTCTCTCGTTTTTTCCACATATGCAACAATGTGATATAATACTAACAACAGTATTTCTAAACACTATGAACTTTCTTACATAACAAACTACCCCAATGCCCTTCAGGGTAGACATATTACAATTTTACTCAGAATCTTTAATTCAAGGTACAACACTATGGACTCAGAGGATTTCTTGAAATAGAGCGACAAAATTGTGTAAAAGTTTACATCAACACAATATGACGTCTATAAGTACATGCAATAATTTcccctgttacatgtattaagaaGCTCTAAtttgtgacatacatgtattggaGATTAAGACCACTTTTTAACACATTCTAAAATTTGATAACACTTTCCATGAATTTAATGAATTTCAGCGTACAGGGGGTCCTGGTCTTTATCTACTCCCATTAACTCGGTGTCATGGTAACTGTCCCTTTGAGGGGTGGTTCTTGGAGTCATGTAGCCCTCCTCATCCACAATGAACCCCTCCTGGCTGTTGACGTAAGTGGAGTCTGCTGATTGTCTTGACAGCTCGGGTGTTCCCTCGTGAAGATTCTCGGTACTGTTGGCATACACTGGGAGTGGCATAGGTTCTCTGTCCCCACCCAAGTTTGATGGTTTGCTTGGATCCACTACTCGACTAGCCTCCATCAGACGATTGGTTTCTTTAGCTTTGTTCCCAGAGTTCATGTCCACGTAATGATTGTCCGATACTTCAGGTGGATTTTTCGTATCAGATGGAAGAGCCACATGCGTGACATTATTTAGTTTTTTAAGATCACTTTCATCTGTGACCCCTCCACAGAGGGCAccctgctcgttatcttcagtATCAGCAGGTCTTGGGACAGAAATATCTAACACTGTCCTACTGAAGCAGTTCACACCATGGTTCACCTGTTTGTTCACCTCTTCATACAGTCGATTCATCTCATTGGTATCCATATATACATTGCCATCTTGTCCATTCTGGGAAACTCTTGAGTAAGACAAGTTTTGGAACTGTACTGAAGGCTCTTCAAATTTCTTCTGCCTCCTCCTACAAGAATTATtgagagttattcccctttgtaTATGAACATCAATGGTTTAAATGGTTAAAACCATAAAATCACTTAACCCAAGTAAGACTTCAACTTAAACTGGATTTTGTTTTCTAATGTCAAGTTTAATTACCTTCGGAGGAGCAGAGTTCCAACAGCAATAATTAAAATGAGAATAGCTCCTCCAACAATGATCCCAGCCAAAATACCTGAAATTTGCAAAATTTCAATAACActcataaaatacatgtataacattttgCTTCGGTTTAAACATGAATTAAgtgggttttcttttcaataaagtagaaatctCTTAACACAACCTAACATTTTCTGTGCACAAAACCATTCTGAAATGCTCACATTCACAAACTACTAAAGAtctaggtacagtttctaaagtcatctggcccaaaatattgatgatttcactttgagctcaaaccctggcattcaaataggaatagattagcaaacccaaaattcactcagtttgatcagcaaaatgatttgtgtcatttgatacatgtaagagcttgaagttggcataaaattgcaaaaatgccattctcaatgaaaatatccacaaattcaggtgctttcctttcagaaaacatacagcgcatgtgtcgagcaaattcatattcaatcatgtttttcatcttaaaaataatacacaatatatatcattttcatcttGCTCGACatatgcgcacatcttttcctgagcaataatctgtatgacatttgacagttttcaggcttatttcgagaaaaaggcgggaaatgtcttattcatgtcATAATTctatccatttaggaatatcattctgaatTCGTTGACacagtatacctggcatatattttactttcttaaaacgctgattaagattaattccagacacattttaaagagagaaaatttttgggcctttttatgtatacaatcataCCTTGTTCTTTACTTTAATCAATGCTGACCATCGAGTATCTTACCTGTGTTGTAGTTGACCACCCTGTATCTTATCCATGTTATAGCTGTCTGTCTCATATCTTACTTGTATCATAGCTGTCTGTTTCGAGTCTTACTCATATCATAGCTGTCTGTTTCGTGTCTTACTCGTATCATAGCTGTCTGTCTCATGTCTTACTCATATCATAGCTGTCTGTTTTGTGTCTTACTCATATCATAGCTGTCTGTTTTGTGTCTTACTCATATCATAGCTGTCTGTCTCATATCTTACTTGTATCATAGCTGTCTGTTTCGAGTCTTACTCATATCATAGCTGTCTGTTTCATGTCTTACTCATATCATAGCTGTCTGTTTCGTGTCTTACTCGTATCATAGCTGTCTGTCTCATGTCTTACTCGTATCATAGCTGACCGTCTCATGTCTTACTCATATCATAGCTGACCGTCTCATATCTTACTCGTATCATAGATGACCGTCTCATATCTCACCTGTGTCATTGTTTGTGCTGCTTGATCCTCCACCTACTACAGAACTGACAGAGCCCTCTCCCTGGTTCAACTTATCTGTAATATCAAGAGTTATTGTAGATACATTAAACTGTGAATGTAAAGTTATACATGTGCAGtgtatttcatttatcaaaatattcaatatCCTCATACAATAATTAAGCAAGTACAGgtaattatcaattaaatgcatCCAATGCTTTCTATGATCAAAATCTTTCAGAGTGCAATTTATTTCTGCAATTTGAATGCATGCACTTGATCATTTTGGGCTTGcatttgatgattttaaatcaatgaataaGAAATGATCTATTTCTGACTCTCAGCCTGGCTTGACAATGTGTTGGGAGTTTATTCAGTGTGATCAGATCACTTCTTCAGCATTTAATGTTTGTAATAAGTTTCAACAATAAAGGTATTGACTGATAGTTCAAGTACATTCTATACGCTCTGTCCACTTGAGTCTGACTCTAGATGACTGTAATCTTGTCCTATCTAAACATTTCCAGGGACTTTTCAATGAGGCCAACTACCATTCGTATAAAATGTCATTTAACCAGATATTTTCATAATCAGTGTAATCTGtataaatcatataattttAATGTTTGCTCTATAATCTTAAGACATTTGGCTATATAGATACCTGGTATATACtatctaattttctaaacatGTCATGTATTCAAAATACACACATATTCTTAAATCAATGgattcaagtacatgtatagttatgCATCTCATGTGCCAAAcgatacaaaatgaaatatggGCTACATACTGATAAATGTCATGTACCTGAAATAGCTACAACATTTCAGACATGCAGTGCGTTATTATCTAATGCTGTAATATGCTTCAAACACCCTACACAAATCAGTCACACACGCAAGcacttacacacacacacactgtccatattgatttatgagattgatatttttttaaattctaattttcCGAATTTTGAAGAATCAACCATTTCCACGTACTCAATAtaaattgacttttgaccaccAAATGAATAGAAATGATGCACCTTATAACAAAAACCAAATTGGCACGTTTAGTTTATATAGGTTTTGTGAATAAATTAAGGTTTGAACTTGTTTCcatttttttcatcatttgaaattttatatgatattttcaGATAACTAGTCATTCATTAAAACTGTAAGAGAATTCAATTGTATACatgtctgatttttttttttatcatactaCATGAATTCATAAAATTGAAGTATGTTCATTTGAAAGTTAGGTGGTGGTCCTTAACTTTTGGCCAAGTGCATCTAATATTGACGATACTATTAAGGGTGAACAGCCTTATACACGATCTAATGAACAGAAAGACACATGATTGTGTGCTTTTTCCTGTTTTATTTGAACTTTTGAGTTGAATCCACATTAGACTATAACTTATGTATCACGGTTCAATTATGAATGTCACCATTTCTGGTTTTTGTAGTTACATCTGCATTCTCTAAAGAAAGTTTGAGTCAATAGTGTGATTATCTCTGtcctgtctgtctctctgtctgttaCAGTTCAGCAGATAACAAACTGATTTCTTGAGCGCCAATGCCAAGGGCAGGTGCTTTGGTGATACAGACCCTAAagcgttctactttaccatttgaACCGTTCCGTTCCTGATAACTGTTCCGTTCCTGATAAGAACTGTTCCGTTCCTGATAAGAACCGTTCTGTTCCTGATAAGAATCATTTCATTCCTGATAAGAACCGTTCCATTCAAACGGTTCAGTGTTCCCTTCCCAACCCAAAGCGTTCTTATCTAAAACCATTCGTTCCCGCATGGTCATTCGGAATTCACACATCAGTCTGTCATTGTAGGTCAACATGGTGCTTGGTTGAGATAAAAGAAGAATATCGTTCGATTTGAGACATATCTAAGTTGTACAAGGGTGGGCAGTTCTGCGGTTCAAATCCATAAAAATTTACAGACAAACTACCAATTCATCACGACATATAACAGAGAATATCTCTATTCTGGGGGAAAAGCGACTAATAAGCCAAATTTACTGTCACCAAGATTGTGAACTATATACTAGTTTACAGGAGAATGGAGTCCACACTTTAGGTCCACATCTCTGGTGACATTGCCTTTCTTGATATCCCTCTTTAAATTTTGGCAGGCGTCTTCACAGCCTTTTATTGCATGTGTACTTAATGGGTagcattacatgtaccattaatCAACATGATAAGTCACCCTGATATTGAAACAATGCGGGCATTCCCCTACTAGATTAACAGgcaaaatcattaattttttttattgaaattgattattatcaattattttcaaattataaaattcttaattatcattaattaaaattacatgtacatgtatttatctattcattttggATACATTTATCCTGAATAtgcatatgataaaaatttcaaatggttTATTTAATGAGCTATATACACtgcaatatacatttgtactgtTACCAGCCCTTgattaaagtttacaaaaaaataCCTGTACAAACTGAATTCCTGTTTAAAATTACCTGTGCATTAAGTAACTGAGAGAAAAAATCATCACATTTTTTAGTTTAGGATGACAATGTTATAATATTGAAATCAGACCTGAAATTACATAATtcgattttttatttttttttaaagtgtgaAGTTGTTTTCTACTGattatacatttaaaaattttggaAATCACACAAGAACTTTTCAAATACCGGAAAAAgagatgaaaatataattttagggGAAAAAATGTCAGAAccttaattacatgtaacataaaatAATTCTTGATAAGACTACATATTGTGAACAAATCCCTTTTCTTCATCACAATTTGTGATGTTACTAATAATACTTTTCTTGTGCACACATAAATATTAATCCTTCATTAATGATAATTAAGCATTAGAAAATCACTATTGATTATTGAACagaacaatatttcattaatacCCATTAGTAATTTGTTGAATTTGCcagaaattaccattttaaatactttatcatactgacaaaaGTTTTTGTCTGGTTTctaacattgaaaaaatacaattaaaaataGGGCCCATAAAAAATTAAACTGCCCCATGCATATTAAATAAACATGCATATCACACAAGGCAACATACAATTTCTATGTGGTTATCTTGCAGTAACATATAATACTTCATGATTTTTCAAGCCAATTTAAAGTCTCCAGATTTCAAAGTGCATGCATGCAAAAAAATGTCTCCACTGAGTCATATTGTCTTAATTTATCACAGGCCCATACTCTGCATACAGTTTCCTCATGCAATACAACACCCTTGACACCATATGCCAGTGAACCTGATACACATTAAACAGGCTGTGGGAGGGTCTTATCACGGGGGTTATCAGCATCCACCTAATTGCTTGCAGCCCCTCCTTAAACTGTGTGGGAGTTTTGTTATGAGCATAACATGTAATTCAATCTTGagaaattcttttcaaggtTACTTTGGGAAAGATAAATCCTCCTATTTACTTACTTAAATTCTTAAACATGTAATGAATTTAAtcttaattgtttttaatttaaaaacaaagataATATAATATTCAATGTAAAGTGATTTCAATAAATTGAATGCCTGGGACATACACTGGATTtgattctacatgtacatcatttccAGTAGTTTCCAGACTTCTATGAAGTATGAACAACTAGCTGTCTGTAGTTGATAAAAGCTGACAGAAAATAACTCTGCTTATCCAGATTTGAGCAGATATCCACTTTAGCTATCAAAAAGTAGCAGATAATGTACTACTTTAAACAGTATAACAGCAATTTTAAAATGTACTATCTTTGTCAATTGAACTTTATTGATACTGCACAACTAGGTCTTTGAAATGAGGACCATGGTTTGTGTaaccagggacctatatacttaGTATATAGATCCCTGGTGTAACATTACATAGCACAATAGTAAATTGATAATCATTCATTCAAAGACAGAATTCTGAGTTTCTGGATGTGATTCCGTTTGCTTGTCAGTAATATTCTATGGGGAAAgatttaaaatgtaataatgcctaaaatgaatatcaaaatatcaaactgtttGAAAGCAAAGAATAAATTCACAAGAAAGACTTTTGATGAGAGtatctgtgtgtgtatgtgtgcaGAGGTGATATAACTTAATGAAATGATATTAGATAAGAAAGGTCAGCATCAGTGAAATGATAGCCACATATGACAAAACCTCAGCTTGCCAATCAGTTCAGATTAAAGCTAAATATTGCAAAAATATGAAACCTTCTAAATTGCCATTCTTACATGCTAAATAAAAGCaggaatatatatacacaaattaTAATGCAACAAAATGCTATGATCGAGCCTCATCATCTAAACTTGCATTCATATGCTACACCGCACTACATTGAATATATACTGTCCATGTCTATACTAAACAGTTTTGAATAAACCACCATGACAATGATTTTGATACAGTGATTATACCCACAAAACTTATGATATGGTTACCTGCAACAATGCCATTCTTCTGAAACTTAAACAATGTATGCTCTGGCTCAATCACTAGATCCACTGATTCAGAGGTCCAGTTAGATTTGGTCTGGATTGTTTTGGACAGGATAAGTTCAGTCGTAGGACTAAATGTGCTAGTACTAGTTGTGGTTGTACTAGGTAGTGttgtagtggtagtagtagtagtagtagtagtagtacttGTAGTACTAGTCGTGGTAGTTGGAGGCAGCTTACCTAACATTTGTCAAAAAGTTAAAGTTACTATTATTTTATTCCTTTTTCGATTTACAAAGGACAAGCAGTAttacaatgtatttaaaaatacatgatctTCTCCAACATTgaatgaatgtacactatatgTATTCAGAATCAATTAACATTAATAAGGGGTAACTTTGACTGTGAAAGTGTTAGTAACACATGTAATTTGTGAACGGAGTTGGGAAATGTTCAGGTTGTTAATGATAATCACATGACATTATCTTCAGAATTTTCTACATATTGCAGTGA
This genomic window from Ostrea edulis chromosome 4, xbOstEdul1.1, whole genome shotgun sequence contains:
- the LOC125670701 gene encoding myosin-G heavy chain-like isoform X1 → MTMFLSTQQYLILWIVMSYGSTASLDRCPRNFNNIREYKTAHREMCYTFINTEKTWVDARKHCWSWGGDLITIKDQNKMNFVIHTLNVVLRWGNNGVWIGAHARNGRGWEWATGERLTWGYWAPGQPSKTGGIISIEDCAQMRRKDGWRWHDYHCDSSLFFSYKFICEFRKLPPTTTTSTTSTTTTTTTTTTTTLPSTTTTSTSTFSPTTELILSKTIQTKSNWTSESVDLVIEPEHTLFKFQKNGIVADKLNQGEGSVSSVVGGGSSSTNNDTGILAGIIVGGAILILIIAVGTLLLRRRRQKKFEEPSVQFQNLSYSRVSQNGQDGNVYMDTNEMNRLYEEVNKQVNHGVNCFSRTVLDISVPRPADTEDNEQGALCGGVTDESDLKKLNNVTHVALPSDTKNPPEVSDNHYVDMNSGNKAKETNRLMEASRVVDPSKPSNLGGDREPMPLPVYANSTENLHEGTPELSRQSADSTYVNSQEGFIVDEEGYMTPRTTPQRDSYHDTELMGVDKDQDPLYAEIH
- the LOC125670701 gene encoding uncharacterized protein LOC125670701 isoform X2, translated to MTMFLSTQQYLILWIVMSYGSTASLDRCPRNFNNIREYKTAHREMCYTFINTEKTWVDARKHCWSWGGDLITIKDQNKMNFVIHTLNVVLRWGNNGVWIGAHARNGRGWEWATGERLTWGYWAPGQPSKTGGIISIEDCAQMRRKDGWRWHDYHCDSSLFFSYKFICEFHKLNQGEGSVSSVVGGGSSSTNNDTGILAGIIVGGAILILIIAVGTLLLRRRRQKKFEEPSVQFQNLSYSRVSQNGQDGNVYMDTNEMNRLYEEVNKQVNHGVNCFSRTVLDISVPRPADTEDNEQGALCGGVTDESDLKKLNNVTHVALPSDTKNPPEVSDNHYVDMNSGNKAKETNRLMEASRVVDPSKPSNLGGDREPMPLPVYANSTENLHEGTPELSRQSADSTYVNSQEGFIVDEEGYMTPRTTPQRDSYHDTELMGVDKDQDPLYAEIH